One genomic segment of Salinigranum rubrum includes these proteins:
- a CDS encoding short-chain fatty acid transporter: MSTSTNETAIQRFGSRISDSVERWMPSPFLFAVLLTYVVFVAGVVVEGASPVAMAQYWRDGFWVLLTFAMQMVLILVTGYALAYHPWVQSGIAWLTGLPNDGKQAVVLVGVISMVVAWVHWGLGLIVGAVMAREMGRQARERGLSVHYPLLCVAGYMGMGLTWHWGLAASAPLLMNTPDNVFIQEGVVSGLISTSQTIFHPYTLALVVTGIVYTAIVLYLLSPPEEATEPITEYVPERELSSAAADGGATDTAEASETIGDRIDNSRLLGAVIALTGVALSVWTFVQQGLGALNLNVVNFLFVFLGLALFTRPAAYQEAFSDAVPATSGIILQFPFYAGIIGMMNASGLSQTLAEALVSLSTPATFPVVAWVTAGIINVFVPSGGGEWTVIGTTILTAANELGVPAGQATIAYAVGDAHTNLFQPFWALPLLGITGIRAREMFGYAVTMLILLIPFLAVALTVIPY; the protein is encoded by the coding sequence ATGTCGACGAGTACCAACGAGACCGCGATACAACGGTTCGGGAGTCGAATCTCCGACAGCGTCGAGCGGTGGATGCCGAGCCCGTTCCTCTTCGCCGTCCTCTTGACGTACGTCGTGTTCGTCGCCGGTGTCGTCGTCGAAGGGGCGTCACCGGTCGCCATGGCGCAGTACTGGCGGGACGGCTTCTGGGTGCTGTTGACGTTCGCGATGCAGATGGTGCTGATCCTCGTGACGGGCTACGCGCTGGCGTACCACCCGTGGGTCCAAAGCGGCATCGCGTGGCTGACGGGACTGCCGAACGACGGCAAGCAGGCGGTCGTCCTCGTGGGCGTAATCTCGATGGTCGTCGCGTGGGTCCACTGGGGTCTCGGTCTCATCGTCGGGGCCGTGATGGCCCGAGAGATGGGCCGACAAGCGAGGGAGCGCGGACTCTCCGTTCACTACCCGCTCCTCTGTGTCGCCGGCTACATGGGAATGGGGCTGACGTGGCACTGGGGACTCGCCGCGTCCGCACCGCTGTTGATGAACACCCCCGACAACGTCTTCATCCAAGAGGGAGTCGTCAGCGGACTCATCTCCACCTCACAGACCATCTTCCACCCGTACACGCTCGCACTGGTCGTCACCGGCATCGTGTACACCGCGATCGTCCTGTACCTCCTCTCCCCGCCCGAGGAGGCGACGGAGCCGATCACGGAGTACGTCCCGGAACGGGAACTCAGTTCGGCGGCGGCCGACGGCGGCGCGACCGACACGGCCGAGGCGTCCGAGACGATAGGGGACCGCATCGACAACAGCCGACTGCTCGGGGCGGTCATCGCGCTGACCGGCGTCGCGCTCTCGGTGTGGACGTTCGTCCAGCAGGGTCTGGGCGCGCTCAACCTCAACGTGGTCAACTTCCTCTTCGTCTTCCTCGGTCTCGCGCTGTTCACCCGACCGGCAGCGTACCAGGAGGCGTTCTCGGACGCGGTGCCGGCCACGAGCGGCATCATCCTGCAGTTCCCGTTCTACGCCGGCATCATCGGGATGATGAACGCCTCGGGGCTCTCTCAGACGCTCGCAGAGGCGCTCGTCTCGCTGTCGACGCCGGCGACGTTCCCCGTGGTCGCGTGGGTCACGGCCGGCATCATCAACGTCTTCGTTCCCTCCGGCGGTGGCGAGTGGACCGTCATCGGAACCACGATTCTCACGGCGGCGAACGAACTCGGCGTTCCCGCCGGACAGGCGACCATCGCCTACGCCGTCGGCGACGCGCACACGAACCTCTTCCAGCCGTTCTGGGCGCTTCCGCTGCTCGGTATCACGGGCATCCGCGCCCGTGAGATGTTCGGATACGCCGTGACGATGCTCATCCTCCTCATCCCGTTCCTCGCGGTCGCGCTGACGGTCATTCCGTACTGA